The following coding sequences are from one Schizosaccharomyces osmophilus chromosome 1, complete sequence window:
- the smd3 gene encoding Sm snRNP core protein Smd3, whose amino-acid sequence MSLCLKLLHESQGHIVSMELENGSTYRGKLIEAEDNMNCQMKDISVTARDGRVSHLDQVYIRGSHIRFLIVPDMLKNAPMFKVGPARGTPLPTRGGRR is encoded by the exons ATGTCTTTGTGCTTAAAGCTGCTCCATGAGTCCCAAG GGCACATCGTTAGTATGGAGTTGGAAAATGGTTCTACTTATAGAGGCAAACTGATTGAAG CGGAAGACAATATGAACTGCCAGATGAAAGACATAAGCGTCACTGCCAGAGATGGACGCGTTTCTCATCTTGACCAAGTATACATTCGGGGATCTCACATTCGATTTTTGATTGTTCCAGACATGCTCAA AAACGCACCTATGTTCAAAGTAGGACCTGCTCGTGGTACGCCGTTACCGACTCGTGGTGGACGACGTTAA
- the fur4 gene encoding plasma membrane uracil transmembrane transporter — protein MGKVTENKVYQKLKDIILLDQKPGLSLRQRMLTNEDLYPVPSSKRLWGHWNYISFWLAESVNINTWMISATAIEAGLNWWEAWICVWVGYMICGFLIAATGRPGAVYHVSFPVVSRCSFGIWGSLWPVLNRSVMACIWFGVHAWIGGECVVLMLRSIWPSFSHIHNTMGNSGTETYQWVGFFIFWLVSNVAIWFPVHQIRHLFTIKAFIAPPAAVAFLIWALVKAKGAGPVIHEPTNLPKWEHGWTVVNGIVTVLDGFATLAVNSPDFARFATTPNANLWPQIITVPLSFGITSLIGILVSSASKSIYGKAYWDPTSLLSAFLDHSNAHGVRAGVFFIGFGLCVAQLGTNVAANSVSAGNDISALLPTVFNVRRGAYLASIIAICMCPWNLLSSSNNFTTYLSSYSVFMSAFAGIFTADYFIIRKGYIRTSHLYKSDESSCYYFYKGINFRGFVSYICGMLINIVGMAGSTGNKVPTAASTMFNLNYFLGFLVSALTHILICYVFPVTELGEKFLSETPQETEEFLISLEDTTDSSSDYFIDGLPSKEDEKSDVHSLKSKEVGCLP, from the coding sequence ATGGGCAAAGTCACGGAAAATAAGGTCTACCAAAAACTCAAAGACATTATCCTGTTAGACCAAAAGCCAGGTTTATCTTTGAGGCAACGCATGTTGACTAACGAGGATTTATACCCTGTCCCAAGCAGCAAGCGTCTTTGGGGGCATTGGAActatatttctttttggcttGCTGAATCTGTAAACATTAACACTTGGATGATTTCAGCTACTGCCATTGAAGCTGGTCTCAATTGGTGGGAAGCTTGGATTTGCGTCTGGGTAGGTTACATGATTTGTGGTTTTTTGATCGCTGCAACTGGTCGTCCTGGTGCCGTCTATCATGTTTCCTTTCCTGTAGTTTCTCGCTGTTCGTTTGGTATTTGGGGCTCTTTATGGCCTGTTTTAAATCGCAGTGTCATGGCATGTATATGGTTTGGTGTCCACGCCTGGATTGGAGGTGAATGTGTCGTCTTAATGCTACGATCTATTTGGCCCTCCTTTTCCCATATCCACAATACCATGGGGAACAGTGGTACCGAAACTTACCAATGGGTTGgcttctttatcttttggCTCGTTTCGAATGTCGCAATCTGGTTTCCAGTTCATCAAATTCGCCATCTTTTTACCATTAAGGCTTTTATCGCTCCTCCTGCCGCAGTCGCCTTTTTAATTTGGGCCCTTGTCAAAGCCAAAGGCGCTGGTCCTGTCATTCACGAGCCTACAAACCTTCCGAAATGGGAGCATGGTTGGACCGTCGTAAATGGCATTGTAACTGTCTTGGATGGCTTTGCTACCTTGGCCGTTAATAGTCCGGACTTTGCTAGATTTGCCACTACTCCTAATGCCAACCTCTGGCCTCAAATCATTACTGTACCCCTTTCATTCGGTATCACATCCTTAATTGGTATCCTTGTCAGTTCTGCTTCCAAGTCAATCTATGGAAAGGCTTATTGGGACCCAACTAGTCTCCTTTCGGCGTTTTTGGACCATTCAAATGCCCATGGTGTTCGTGCTGGCGTTTTTTTCATCGGTTTTGGTCTCTGTGTTGCCCAACTTGGTACAAACGTGGCAGCAAACTCTGTTTCTGCCGGTAATGATATTTCTGCGTTGCTTCCTACCGTATTTAATGTCCGTCGCGGTGCTTACCTCGCTTCCATAATTGCTATTTGCATGTGTCCTTGGAATTTGCTAAGTTCTAGCAACAATTTTACCACATATCTTTCTTCTTACTCGGTTTTCATGTCGGCTTTTGCTGGCATTTTTACTGCCGATTACTTTATAATCCGTAAAGGATATATTCGAACTTCACATCTTTACAAGTCCGACGAATCTAGCTGCTATTACTTTTACAAGGGGATTAATTTCCGTGGCTTTGTTTCTTATATATGTGGTATGCTGATAAACATTGTTGGTATGGCTGGTTCCACTGGTAACAAAGTACCGACTGCCGCAAGCACCATGTTCAATCTCAATTACTTTTTGGGATTCTTAGTCAGTGCCTTGACCCATATTTTGATCTGCTATGTGTTCCCTGTTACTGAGTTAGGTGAGAAGTTCTTAAGTGAAACACCTcaagaaacagaagaattCTTAATAAGTCTGGAAGATACAACTGACAGTTCTTCTGATTATTTCATTGATGGCTTACCAAGCAAGGAGGATGAGAAAAGCGATGTTCACAGTCTTAAGTCCAAAGAAGTTGGTTGCTTGCCATAA
- the sre1 gene encoding DNA-binding transcription factor, sterol regulatory element binding protein Sre1 yields the protein MLAPPPVPSVSISSASASKPLNEEESLKLSKNSNSATTIPEPTDTNSSSPLVDNCNNLLYDLANFVEDSPPTLTNTSFSPNSFALSDMESSMNGWLHPFAFDENFNANPTQFSSHSINSPNSLGHSSSALRSNCDSPNSYYNENYNFTKANDLDVEFNFQPSIDPVRPTVDTIDPSTVRTRPPQASYESQPGNLKRDDILDGDTQYVKQEPSSKKAKVSPQSTESGVNSSVSSGSPRFPVLDPMESYQKDSTSPEVIDPTTGKPKKTSHNMIEKRYRTNLNDRICELRDAVPSLRAAAALRCGVTLEEEELHGLAPARKLNKGTILAKATEYIRHLESKSKQLTKENKRLSDRLAFYEDPSMAPPPSDNNNKSSEPVNVVSSEFPVQDPSRRHTPQRTRTSPTLNSMGRTALNGMVGLGLFNYFGGGNDTSQSIYGLFALPPFLTSIPFTTITWHLLKIGIVLLGLFYLLNDRRLFKGFKSKGKSKVTAMSSTSPSSILFRKTMFEKYCLLDHSSSSLSLFFGLLIFVVKSSFNYISHRISGLYASSETWVYSEQQLADIRNLEKLLDAQLMGGDEKVNHLRLFMVFASSFFLPTTSHTSALQAMYAELIFSNSPMPSAFVSKCASFLWNRAKRLHSSASMQTDLQELPECVVKLIETCEAEDVFSTWMVERLWTLSRCTRDSAMLPNSIISKLSDVVVMSPLETTASWYAADLLDALLMESLEHPIDKSDIEKVLSLSPKNSPVYRHGLVAKLVLFEDGTSDSLTEVLAAYNTTLQLRGQDKRSYSSVLNLSSSKLFTIHASLVLGLLRLGFSDVAKRMYREICIPEDNSDISMLSLVIGWKTLKAFSPKCTSQKENDVVEAMAMYVRVGIGSLGIEDPKICHHLISSCVEIGSRVQEDLGYASDSENVSVA from the coding sequence ATGCTTGCTCCACCTCCTGTTCCATCCGTGTCGATATCTTCAGCTTCAGCTTCCAAGCCTTTAAACGAAGAAGAGAGCTTGAAATTATCGAAAAACTCGAATAGTGCTACAACGATCCCGGAGCCTACCGATAcaaattcttcatctcCTTTGGTGGATAATTGTAATAATCTTTTGTATGATCTTGCAAACTTTGTGGAGGATTCTCCTCCGACCCTCACCAATACTTCTTTCTCTCCAAACTCGTTCGCGCTTTCCGATATGGAATCCTCAATGAATGGATGGCTTCACccatttgcttttgacGAAAACTTCAACGCAAATCCTACTCAATTTTCTTCACATAGCATTAATTCTCCCAATTCGCTTGGTCATTCTTCAAGTGCTTTACGTTCCAACTGCGATTCGCCCAATTCCTATTATAACGAGAATTAtaattttacaaaagcaaatgatTTGGACGTAGAATTTAATTTCCAGCCTTCTATAGATCCCGTCCGTCCAACCGTCGACACCATTGATCCTTCCACTGTACGCACTCGTCCTCCTCAAGCGTCTTATGAGAGCCAACCTGGAAATCTTAAGCGTGATGACATTCTCGATGGTGATACTCAGTACGTTAAACAGGAACCTAGCTCTAAAAAGGCCAAAGTTTCTCCTCAATCTACCGAGAGTGGCGTAAACTCTTCCGTCTCCTCTGGAAGCCCACGTTTTCCTGTTCTTGATCCAATGGAAAGCTATCAAAAGGATTCTACGTCTCCCGAAGTTATAGATCCCACCACCgggaaaccaaagaaaacatcGCATAACATGATTGAGAAGCGTTATCGTACAAATCTTAACGATCGTATTTGTGAGCTTCGTGATGCGGTTCCCTCTTTACGCGCAGCCGCTGCTCTCCGCTGCGGTGTCAcgttggaagaagaagaattgcATGGACTCGCTCCTGCAAGGAAATTGAATAAAGGCACCATCCTGGCGAAGGCCACTGAATATATTCGGCACTTGGAATCCAAAAGTAAGCAGCttaccaaagaaaacaagcgACTTTCTGATCGATTGGCATTTTACGAAGATCCATCCATGGCTCCCCCACCCTCTgacaacaacaacaaatCCTCCGAGCCAGTCAATGTCGTTTCATCAGAGTTTCCTGTCCAAGATCCTTCCCGGCGCCATACTCCTCAGCGTACTCGTACCTCACCAACTCTTAATTCCATGGGTCGTACTGCTTTGAACGGAATGGTCGGTTTGGGCCTCTTTAATTATTTCGGTGGTGGTAATGATACTTCTCAATCCATTTATGGGTTGTTTGCTCTTCCCCCCTTCCTCACTTCAATACCATTTACGACAATCACTTGGCATTTGCTGAAAATCGGGATTGTGTTGTTAGGACTGTTTTACCTTTTGAATGATCGTCGACTTTTCAAGGGCTTTAaatcaaaaggaaagtcCAAAGTTACAGCTATGTCTTCTACATCGCCGTCTTCTATCTTATTCAGGAAAAcaatgtttgaaaaatattgCTTATTGGATCATTCATCTTCCTCATTATCCCTTTTCTTCGGTTTGTTGATTTTCGTTGTCAAATCGTCTTTTAACTATATAAGCCATCGAATTAGTGGTCTATATGCCTCGTCCGAAACCTGGGTATACAGCGAACAGCAGCTGGCAGATATTAGGAATTTAGAAAAGCTGCTCGATGCACAGTTAATGGGTGGCGATGAAAAGGTTAATCACCttcgtttgtttatggtttttgcttcttcctttttcttgcCCACTACAAGCCACACATCAGCTCTTCAGGCAATGTACGCTGAACTTATATTCTCAAACTCTCCGATGCCATCTGCATTTGTATCGAAATGTGCTTCGTTTTTGTGGAATCGTGCCAAACGCTTGCACAGTAGTGCGTCTATGCAAACGGATCTTCAAGAGCTTCCCGAATGTGTCGTGAAATTAATTGAGACATGTGAAGCAGAAGATGTCTTTTCTACTTGGATGGTTGAACGTTTGTGGACTCTCTCTAGATGCACTCGCGATTCTGCAATGTTACCGAATAGCATAATCAGCAAGCTTTCGGATGTTGTAGTCATGTCTCCTTTAGAAACCACTGCTTCTTGGTATGCGGCTGATTTGCTGGATGCTTTGTTGATGGAAAGTTTAGAACATCCTATAGATAAATCTGACATTGAGAAGGTTCTTTCACTTTCGCCAAAGAATTCTCCAGTATATCGTCATGGCTTAGTTGCTAAATTGGTTCTCTTTGAAGACGGTACTTCGGACTCTCTTACAGAAGTTTTGGCCGCATATAACACTACATTGCAGCTTCGTGGTCAAGACAAGCGCAGCTACTCCAGTGTATTAAACTTAAGCAGTAGTAAGTTGTTCACGATACATGCTTCTTTGGTTCTTGGATTGTTACGTCTTGGTTTCTCAGATGTCGCCAAGCGCATGTATAGAGAAATTTGTATTCCAGAGGACAATTCTGATATTAGTATGTTGTCGTTGGTAATCGGTTGGAAAACACTGAAGGCCTTTTCGCCCAAATGCACTTCGCAGAAGGAAAACGATGTCGTTGAAGCTATGGCAATGTACGTTCGTGTTGGAATTGGCTCCTTGGGAATAGAGGATCCCAAGATTTGTCATCATCTTATTTCATCTTGTGTCGAGATTGGATCGCGAGTTCAAGAAGATTTGGGTTATGCTTCTGACTCGGAGAACGTAAGCGTAGCCTAA
- the mdm34 gene encoding ERMES complex subunit, membrane tether and lipid transfer protein Mdm34 has product MSFRISGWGEQFSEAFYERATTLLTAALNKGAKHSLIADRITVKELNMGEQPPELEILEIGDFAPDRFQGLFNFHYSGNASLVLQTKIRANPLSVEKRKVPSFGAKNTMLASCAPLTVPMFLRLSNLKLNGIVVLVFSKQKGITMVFRNDPLESLRVSSSFDSIPAIARFLQREIEVQLAALFREELPSIIYKMSRLWFAKADPALPFSVPKPRSTCYGASREAELPASSNPDFLDGPPDYFESTKVDAQYPMKMGPLDVHAHPNLQSLTKMALSRNSLHPKSSNNIPMCIFRSTPFDTIHRLSAQSEEPSCTPPSTLSPSPSTEYFFTQHNVSTTGTVSPRPTIFGKMKNAHPHRRREQVKKRHVIRLQSSEIMQTSPSNTISATHNSDPFVCEPHISSNNEKSAFGDSSEKNPEKVIICDSNVKDSIEKSSLNSPIPRWRADELQRKLQEESLSKKVFNPHHNSIKLLALQRLLQANRSF; this is encoded by the coding sequence ATGTCGTTTCGAATAAGTGGTTGGGGTGAACAGTTTTCGGAAGCCTTTTATGAGCGAGCCACGACATTACTGACTGCTGCCCTTAACAAGGGTGCGAAGCATTCACTAATTGCTGATCGCATTACTGTCAAGGAATTGAATATGGGTGAACAACCACCGGAACTGGAGATTTTAGAAATAGGAGATTTTGCGCCTGATCGGTTTCAGGGtttgtttaattttcattACTCCGGAAATGCATCATTGGTTTTGCAAACGAAAATTCGGGCAAACCCCTTGTCTGTTGAAAAACGGAAAGTACCTAGCTTTGGTGCAAAAAACACCATGCTGGCATCTTGTGCTCCTTTGACGGTTCCAATGTTCTTGCGGTTGTCAAATCTTAAACTGAATGGTATTgttgttttggttttttcaaagcaaaagggAATCACCATGGTATTTCGCAATGATCCTTTAGAGTCTTTACGAGTTTCTTCCTCCTTTGATTCAATTCCTGCGATAGCTCGTTTTTTACAGAGAGAAATTGAGGTTCAACTTGCTGCTTTGTTTCGGGAAGAACTTCCTTCTATCATTTACAAGATGTCTCGTTTGTGGTTTGCCAAAGCAGATCCagctcttcctttttcagtTCCTAAGCCGAGATCAACATGCTATGGAGCTTCCAGGGAGGCCGAATTACCAGCGTCTTCAAACCCTGACTTCTTAGATGGACCACCGGATTACTTTGAATCCACCAAAGTCGATGCTCAATATCCAATGAAAATGGGTCCACTAGACGTCCATGCTCACCCTAATCTTCAATCGTTGACAAAGATGGCTTTGTCGAGGAATTCCCTCCATCCAAAATCCTCCAACAACATTCCCATGTGCATTTTTAGGTCCACTCCTTTTGATACCATTCATCGCCTTTCGGCTCAGTCTGAGGAGCCTTCTTGCACTCCTCCTTCAACACTTTCCCCTTCTCCTTCTACAGAATATTTCTTTACTCAACATAATGTTTCGACAACAGGAACTGTATCGCCGCGACCCACAATATTCGGCAAAATGAAGAATGCGCATCCTCATCGTCGTCGTGAACAGGTGAAAAAACGACACGTTATACGTTTACAATCATCAGAAATCATGCAAACGTCGCCGTCTAATACAATTTCCGCTACTCATAATTCGGATCCTTTTGTCTGCGAACCTCacatttcttcaaataatgaaaagtcTGCATTTGGAGATTCTTCGGAAAAAAACCCAGAGAAAGTAATTATTTGTGATTCCAATGTTAAAGACTCAATTGAGAAATCTTCTTTAAACAGCCCTATCCCTCGTTGGAGAGCAGACGAATTACAACGCAAGTTACAAGAGGAATCATTATCAAAAAAGGTTTTCAACCCACATCATAATTCTATTAAGCTGCTCGCTCTGCAGCGATTATTACAAGCTAATCGCTCTTTTTga
- the mrpl51 gene encoding mitochondrial ribosomal protein subunit L43, with protein MIEIVQKTAIPKNGLGSFIRPCQRIELSYCNWGGSSKSMKEFLTKKLAPIAKTSQDIEFHVYNRQGQHPLIRAFYNTGREKTICTRKMDTKQIMDKITMCRDSDGLKPRFIKQPVQSTNPSVRGVWSPFSESAKSYRVYGKN; from the exons ATGATTGAAATCGTGCAGAAAACGGCCATACCGAAAAATGGATTGGGATCCTTTATCCGTCCT TGCCAAAGGATCGAACTCTCATACTGCAATTGGGGCGGAAGTTCCAAATCAATGAAAGAGTTTTTAACGAAAAAGTTAGCTCCTATTGCAAAAACCTCTCAGGATATCGAGTTTCATGTTTACAACAGACAAGGACAGCATCCTTTAATACGAGCATTTTACA ATACTGGAcgtgaaaaaacaatctGCACTAGAAAGATGGACACCAAGCAGATTATGGACAAAATTACAATGTGCCGTGACAGTGATGGTTTGAAACCACGATTTATCAAACAACCAGTCCAATCTACAAATCCATCTGTGCGTGGTGTTTGGAGCCCTTTTTCTGAATCAGCAAAATCATATCGGGTTTATGGGAAAAATTGA
- a CDS encoding BAR adaptor protein, endophilin A1-like protein-like protein, implicated in endocytosis has product MNKHFARFSQWTGERFGFDRQKTTLSDDFCDLQREMELRFNGTEKVHRNFSQWVQSMGRRKSPLEEQEKAPPITALGDSFLNLGYILSDYSVHSDTYNMYGKTLIQIGALQENFIHFVTESYMKELDGWLSQKKVLEVKEKKLENRRLVFDALSTKIQKAKKEDSKIEEELRMARGKYENTLEDFEERMIELRELESSQVSKLVLLLHKQTQFHEQCLNILRSLESQPFGESQQPTNHSKRSYSTKSFASSPSVIYKDPNQAMHPRLSSPSLGLEPTSWTAPTSFDAGEEALLPANYLKNLEELQLGDASSQPSVRKSSSPEIPIASKPVFTGRTSLNSVVPRDGLERSSCDFEEDRIPKDKMESGHSSSLSEMPTPTNSLLEKERASASQNSKSLSTHVGLEVVRMKYQFEPQMEDELALKKDDLLLVLKKVDDGWWVGEQLNDDGSLTGNTGLFPSNFCFPENNYIHLDKIPRTLSDRGSPYSS; this is encoded by the exons ATGAACAAACATTTTGCAAGGTTTTCTCAATGGACGGGAGAGCGTTTTGGATTCGATCGACAGAAAACGACTCTGTCAGATGATTTCTGTGACTTACAGCGAGAAATGGAGCTTCGGTTTAATGGAACTGAAAAAGTGCATCGAAATTTTAGTCAATGGGTACAATCTATGGGACGCAGAAAGTCACCCTTGGAAGAACAGGAAAAAGCACCGCCAATTACCGCTTTAGgtgattcttttcttaatttaGGATATATTTTATCTGATTATTCCGTTCATTCCGACACTTACAATATGTATGGAAAGACGCTGATTCAGATTGGAGCGCTGCAGGAAAACTTTATTCACTTCGTCACTGAATCGTACATGAAAGAGTTGGATGGATGGctttcacaaaaaaaggttttggaggtaaaagagaaaaagctTGAGAACAGGAGATTGGTGTTTGACGCACTCTCGACGAAAATCCAGAAAGCTAAAAAAGAGGATTCTAAAATTGAAGAGGAATTACGAATGGCGAGAGGGAAATATGAAAATACTTTAGAAGATTTTGAGGAAAGAATGATTGAATTAAGAGAACTGGAG TCTAGTCAAGTTAGTAAGCTCGTATTGTTACTACATAAACAGACTCAATTTCATGAGCAATGTTTGAATATTTTACGATCATTGGAATCTCAACCCTTTGGAGAGAGTCAGCAACCTACGAATCATTCGAAACGATCATATTCTACAAAGtcatttgcttcttctccttctgTCATTTACAAAGATCCTAATCAGGCTATGCATCCCCGActttcttctccttctctTGGGTTAGAACCAACTTCATGGACGGCTCCAACTTCTTTTGATGCGGGAGAAGAAGCTTTACTACCAGCTAActatttgaagaatttagAAGAGTTGCAGTTAGGTGATGCGTCTTCTCAACCATCCGTAAGAAAGTCTTCGTCACCGGAAATACCTATTGCATCGAAGCCAGTATTCACAGGACGCACATCTTTAAATTCTGTCGTCCCTCGTGACGGTCTCGAACGATCTTCCTGCGATTTTGAAGAGGATCGTATACCCAAAGACAAAATGGAATCTGGACATAGTTCCTCGCTATCAGAAATGCCCACACCAACTAATTCACTActtgagaaagaaagagcaTCTGCAAGTCAAAACAGCAAAAGTTTATCGACTCATGTAGGCTTAGAAGTTGTAAGGATGAAATATCAATTCGAACCACAGATGGAAGATGAATTAGCgttgaaaaaagatgaCCTTTTACTTGTCTTGAAGAAGGTCGACGATGGATGGTGGGTAGGGGAGCAACTGAACGATGATGGAAGTTTAACAGGAAATACTGGTTTGTTTCCATCAaacttttgctttcctgaaaataattatattCATTTAGATAAGATTCCCAGAACACTGAGTGATCGTGGAAGTCCTTATTCTTCTTAA
- the ctu2 gene encoding cytosolic thiouridylase subunit Ctu2: MQNIDGNDNDKKQATVMSRSEYTCDGCFVRSTENKIRRQFELSRPNLEKGHSQKALLAVSGGISSMAMLETAYYLSRHRKDNYRPMFDEFLVVHLQSKSLQNEEECAQTVNTIQKAIDCHYTQCKFEVIEEEDLLKEASYIDTNGKFSRGDSSEPHTFNLEALPSLASRQDLLYRVREQALVAIAEKEQCDTIVFGDCGTTIAARVLELVAEGRGFAIPWCTSVCSKLPDFPVFLLRPLRDVLSSELKSYMKIKELDYIAKEVEERPATISGVAENYFTTLNDHFPSLVNTVVRMSSKLGVPEVKKTCSLCKLPMQENAEAWLQRTTVQHPSERQEDVAANPDICYACSVSLKNMKQPLRIPAVKKEQ; encoded by the exons ATGCAAAACATAGATGGAAATGACAACgacaaa aaaCAGGCAACCGTAATGTCTAGGTCGGAATACACTTGTGATGGATGCTTTGTCCGATcaacagaaaacaaaattcgTCGTCAGTTTGAGCTTTCGCGTccaaatttggaaaaaggacACTCTCAAAAGGCCTTGCTCGCTGTTTCCGGGGGTATTTCTTCAATGGCCATGTTGGAAACTGCGTATTATCTTTCGCGACACAGAAAAGATAACTATCGACCAATGTTTGATGAATTCTTGGTTGTTCATTTGCAAAGTAAATCTTTAcaaaacgaagaagagTGCGCGCAAACAGTCAATACAATCCAAAAAGCCATCGATTGTCATTATACGCAATGTAAATTTGAGGTTATCGAAGAAGAGGATTTACTGAAGGAGGCATCTTACATTGACACCAATGGCAAATTTTCTCGTGGTGATTCTTCTGAACCCCATACGTTTAATTTGGAAGCTCTTCCATCATTAGCTTCAAGACAAGATTTGTTGTATCGGGTTCGCGAGCAAGCTCTTGTCGCCATTGCCGAAAAGGAACAATGTGACACTATCGTTTTTGGTGATTGCGGTACAACGATCGCAGCTCGCGTTTTGGAGCTTGTAGCTGAAGGAAGAGGTTTTGCCATTCCTTGGTGCACATCTGTTTGTTCTAAGCTTCCTGATTTCcctgtttttttgttgcgTCCTCTCCGTGATGTATTGTCTTCCGAGCTAAAATCTTACatgaaaatcaaagaacTTGATTATATAGCAAAGGAAGTGGAAGAACGCCCTGCCACAATATCTGGCGTAGCAGAAAATTACTTTACAACCTTGAACGACCATTTCCCCAGTCTGGTAAATACTGTTGTACGGATGTCGTCCAAGCTGGGCGTGCCAGAGGTGAAGAAAACCTGTTCACTTTGTAAGTTGCCGATGCAGGAAAATGCGGAAGCCTGGTTACAAAGAACTACTGTGCAGCATCCTAGCGAAAGACAAGAAGATGTTGCCGCCAACCCTGATATATGTTATGCATGCTCCGTTTCCCTAAAGAATATGAAACAGCCATTACGGATTCCCGCGgtcaaaaaagaacagtAA
- the prp38 gene encoding U4/U6 x U5 tri-snRNP complex subunit Prp38, protein MTDFIARDYQSQGDVAHQMLPTFLVGKILRERIVECFYWKEQCFGLNAASLIDRAVRVEYVGGQFGNQHPTEFICLLYKMLQIAPEKEIVLQYLAIPEFKYIRALAAFYIRLTWSDPEVYQALEPLSNDYRKLRIRDHNGFYVSHMDEFIDALFNEETVCDITLPPLMSRYQLEELDQLDPLPSSSESESEHDEPKEIPS, encoded by the exons ATGACAGATTTTATCGCAAGGGATTATCAGTCGCAGGGAGATGTCGCGCATCAAATGCTGCCGACCTTTTTGGTTGGCAAGATTCTGCGAGAACGAATCGTGGAATGCTTTTATTGGAAGGAACAGTGCTTTGGCTTGAATG CTGCTTCGTTGATTGATCGTGCAGTGCGTGTGGAGTACGTTGGCGGACAATTTGGCAACCAGCATCCTACCGAgtttatttgtttgctCTACAAAATGTTACAAATAGCCCCAGAAAAAGAGATCGTATTGCAATACCTTGCCATTCCCGAATTTAAGTATATACGAGCTCTGGCAGCTTTTTACATTCGTCTAACTTGGTCTGATCCAGAAGTGTATCAAGCTTTGGAACCTCTATCGAATGACTATCGAAAATTGCGAATTAGAGATCACAATGGATTTTACGTTTCCCATATGGATGAATTTATCGATGCTTTATTCAACGAAGAAACGGTCTGCGACATTACTCTGCCACCTCTAATGAGCCGTTACCAACTTGAAGAACTTGATCAGCTCGATCCCCTGCCTTCCTCTTCCGAGAGTGAATCAGAACATGATgaaccaaaagaaattcctTCCTAA
- the phs1 gene encoding 3-hydroxyacyl-CoA dehydratase involved in very long-chain fatty acid elongation Phs1, whose translation MVKTFSTQYLKLYNVLSCFLWLSVLIRAGLLWHISGDQRAVFNHTNVLVRWVQTLALAEVFHSILRFVKSSPFTTAIQVLSRLILVWGVCYLFPQSINTSPIYLFMILAWSITEVIRYAFYACNLAGSVPKLLLWLRYNTFLVLYPIGAGSELLLVLKTFRVAWNTFFLSKIVWTAATVIYPFGFYMLYTHMISQRRKVLKLTKKDVKA comes from the exons ATGGTAAAGACAT TTTCAACCCAGTATCTTAAATTGTACAATGTTTTATCGTGCTTTTTATGGCTAAGTGTCTTAATTCGAGCTGGCTTGCTTTGGCACATCTCTGGTGATCAGCGTGCAGTCTTCAACCACACAAACGTCTTGGTACGTTGGGTCCAAACGTTGGCTTTGGCCGAAGTCTTCCATAGTATCCTTAGGTTCGTAAAGTCATCTCCCTTCACCACTGCTATCCAAGTACTTTCTCGTCTTATACTTGTTTGGGGTGTCTGCTATCTTTTCCCACAAAGCATCAATACCTCTCCCATCTATCTGTTTATGATTCTAGCTTGGTCCATCACTGAAGTTATCCGTTATGCATTTTACGCTTGTAACTTGGCCGGCAGTGTCCCCAAGTTGCTTTTATGGCTTCGTTACAATAcctttcttgttttgtatCCCATTGGCGCCGGAAGTGAATTGTTGCTCGTTCTGAAAACGTTTCGTGTTGCCTGGAAcaccttctttttgagtAAAATTGTGTGGACCGCTGCCACTGTAATCTATCCTTTTG gaTTCTACATGTTGTACACGCACATGATTTCCCAACGTCGTAAAGTCCTTAAACTTACAAAGAAGGATGTTAAGGCCTAA